In one Yarrowia lipolytica chromosome 1A, complete sequence genomic region, the following are encoded:
- a CDS encoding uncharacterized protein (Compare to YALI0A19668g, weakly similar to uniprot|Q12221 Saccharomyces cerevisiae YPR042c PUF2 similarity to JSN1P, similar to Saccharomyces cerevisiae JSN1 (YJR091C) and PUF2 (YPR042C); ancestral locus Anc_7.462), which produces MDVWNSPLRSRARAGTLPSRLTTQNLDRDHKGSLALLSPDNDEVVRDWPAATGSMGSNLNPNKIPAVTTTMPPPSVSQAPSMATTPAPEPVPQPPQPQQSGSSFLDVPMGPPLGSSPLSGSSTPSSHALANAMGSRLRSGSLNLLPDSRPSLYPSLSGSSIWSNSKRSSLIDGDAPIPFPPVTQPYEPLQPFMHELNVKTDPSRIRSYTINAMPREDDPYEHLQQMPPPQMHPQVQQASAVQQAASRQRAQTVSVPYYDYDIPLGPHAGGASTSNASATASSGLHSVGGTPPHGATHSSLGGPPHSQYEEEKPSRSLWLGKLPPTATPQALHHIFSAYGTVESARILTHKNCGFINFADSQSALHALQQLNGKEFFPGAGPCRVGFAKLGPESVEELQHAGSMAAAGGIMQPDLPQLPDVPPLEDARFQDELLAVCAQLGPWDLSWIAPAVQRAAVASVELKPEISTVPEQTAHRIFDSARLRDVGKRLDARILAAEEIETVVDEMLPEVAQLAADYLGNTVVQKLFEAASDGAKDRMLEQIAPHLAAIGIHKNGTWAAQKIIDVARTPHQRALIVKHLRPYTVHLFLDQFGNYVLQGCLKFGAPWSDFVYETMLARFSEIGLGRFGSRAMRACLESAHASRDQQRMVAAAIVLHAPQLAVNPNGALLLTWYLDTCVLPHRHKVLAPRLVPHIVVLATHKLAALTALKLLASREAESRDLLLSALLEPLNLHAILSDQIHGPTFVLKVLMSPYLEGYTRQVAVDKVRATLMGIKTTQAHRRLMDEVGLIQQRSPKRQPLGYQGAGYRQDVDGLVNGMENVQLW; this is translated from the coding sequence atggaCGTGTGGAACTCACCACTGCGATCACGAGCACGTGCCGGCACGCTCCCGTCGCGCCTTACCACCCAAAATCTCGACCGAGATCACAAGGGATCATTGGCATTGCTGTCCCCCGATAATGACGAGGTTGTCAGAGACTGGCCAGCAGCCACGGGTTCAATGGGGTCCAAcctcaaccccaacaagaTTCCGGCTGTGACCACTACCATGCCTCCTCCATCGGTCTCTCAGGCTCCTTCTATGGCCACCACTCCTGCCCCAGAACCAGTcccacaacctcctcagcctcagcagTCGGGGTCCTCATTCCTGGATGTGCCCATGGGACCCCCATTAGGCTCGTCTCCTCTTTcgggctcctccacacccTCATCACACGCCCTGGCAAACGCCATGGGCTCTCGTTTACGTTCGGGCTCGCTCAATCTGCTGCCTGACTCCCGGCCGTCGCTATACCCTTCACTGTCAGGCTCATCAATCTGGTCCAACTCCAAGCGGTCCTCCCTGATTGACGGAGATGCACCCATCCCATTCCCTCCTGTAACACAGCCTTACGAGCCGCTGCAACCGTTCATGCACGAGCTCAATGTCAAGACCGACCCCAGCCGCATTCGATCGTACACGATCAACGCCATGCCAAGAGAGGACGACCCATACGAACATCTGCAACAGATGCCTCCCCCTCAGATGCACCCCCAGGTCCAGCAGGCGTCCGCCGTCCAGCAGGCTGCATCTCGTCAGCGAGCACAGACAGTCTCCGTGCCTTACTACGACTACGATATACCCCTTGGTCCCCATGCTGGCGGCGCGTCGACCTCCAATGCATCAGCTACTGCATCCTCCGGGCTTCATTCTGTAGGTGGAACTCCTCCCCATGGAGCCACCCATTCTTCGCTTGGAGGCCCCCCTCATTCCCAGTatgaagaggagaagcCTTCTCGGTCTCTGTGGCTCGGAAAGCTCCCCCCAACTGCCACTCCTCAAGCCCTGCACCACATTTTCTCAGCTTACGGAACTGTGGAGAGCGCTCGAATCCTGACTCACAAGAACTGCGGCTTCATCAACTTTGCGGACTCGCAGTCCGCCCTGCATGCTCTACAACAGCTCAATGGCAAGGAGTTCTTCCCCGGAGCAGGTCCCTGCCGAGTTGGCTTTGCAAAGCTTGGTCCCGAGAGTGTAGAGGAGCTGCAGCATGCTGGATCCATGGCTGCTGCCGGTGGAATCATGCAGCCCGATCTGCCTCAGCTTCCTGACGTTCCACCCCTGGAGGATGCACGATTCCAGGATGAGCTGCTGGCTGTCTGTGCTCAGCTTGGTCCCTGGGACTTAAGTTGGATAGCGCCTGCTGTTCAGCGTGCTGCTGTCGCCTCTGTGGAGCTCAAACCCGAAATTTCGACAGTCCCTGAGCAGACGGCCCACAGAATTTTCGACAGTGCTCGACTCCGCGACGTGGGCAAGCGGCTGGATGCTCGAATTCTCGCTGCTGAGGAGATCGAGACTGTCGTTGACGAGATGCTGCCCGAGGTGGCCCAACTCGCCGCCGACTATCTCGGAAACACTGTTGTCCAAAAGCTGTTTGAGGCTGCTTCTGACGGTGCGAAGGACCGCATGTTGGAGCAGATTGCTCCCCATCTGGCTGCCATTGGTATCCATAAGAACGGAACCTGGGCTGCCCAAAAGATCATCGATGTGGCACGAACCCCACACCAGCGTGCCCTCATTGTCAAACATTTGCGTCCCTACACAGTGCATCTATTTCTCGACCAGTTCGGCAACTACGTGCTCCAGGGCTGTCTCAAGTTTGGAGCCCCATGGTCCGACTTTGTGTACGAGACCATGCTTGCACGATTCTCCGAGATTGGCCTAGGCCGGTTTGGATCTCGAGCCATGCGTGCTTGTCTTGAGTCAGCCCATGCCTCTCGAGACCAGCAGCGAATGGTCGCTGCCGCCATTGTGCTTCATGCTCCCCAGCTCGCGGTCAACCCCAACGGGGCTCTTCTGCTAACATGGTACCTGGATACCTGTGTGCTCCCCCATCGACACAAGGTGCTTGCGCCAAGGCTGGTTCCTCACATTGTTGTGTTGGCTACCCACAAGCTTGCAGCTCTCACGGCGCTTAAGCTTCTCGCCAGTCGGGAGGCTGAGTCTCGAGACTTGCTGTTATCTGCGTTGCTGGAGCCTCTCAACTTGCATGCTATTTTGTCAGACCAGATTCATGGTCCTACTTTTGTGCTCAAGGTTCTCATGAGCCCTTACTTGGAGGGATACACCCGCCAGGTGGCTGTAGACAAAGTGCGAGCGACCTTAATGGGTATCAAGACTACCCAGGCTCATCGCCGACTAATGGACGAGGTTGGACTGATTCAGCAACGGTCCCCCAAAAGACAGCCACTAGGATACCAGGGTGCTGGATACAGGCAGGACGTGGATGGTCTTGTCAATGGCATGGAAAATGTTCAACTGTGGTAA
- a CDS encoding uncharacterized protein (Compare to YALI0A19690g, no similarity), which yields MDCFHNYCTVCDTIIDTQRKGNRLKSTFSSQAFDSSLYCSIKCKQQDEAEYTFTAQTKSPVYDVEDLSMVLPSHLNLDDSEPELFECDLTDSSSVDSSSSMHSLDAPFSTSLNFSQGEPKYISQHNASHPYFGTSWAATSPLSNEALVLPTASPINKKKERQFSYAMPKVSHLSPGRPVIASNTSPLERQ from the coding sequence ATGGACTGCTTCCACAACTACTGCACCGTCTGCGATACCATCATCGACACACAGCGAAAGGGCAACCGACTCAAGTCTACCTTTTCGTCCCAGGCCTTTGACTCTTCGCTCTACTGCTCGATAAAATGCAAGCAGCAGGACGAGGCTGAGTACACTTTCACCGCTCAGACCAAGTCGCCTGTCTACGATGTCGAGGATCTCAGCATGGTCCTTCCCTCCCACCTCAACCTCGATGACTCGGAGCCCGAGCTCTTCGAGTGCGACCTCACCGATTCCTCTTCTGTCgactcctcttcttccatgCATTCGCTTGATGctcccttctccacctccctGAACTTCTCCCAGGGAGAGCCCAAGTACATTTCTCAGCACAACGCATCTCACCCTTACTTTGGAACCTCCTGGGCAGCCACTTCCCCGCTGTCCAACGAGGCGCTGGTCCTGCCCACCGCGTCTcccatcaacaagaagaaggagcgacAGTTTTCCTACGCTATGCCTAAGGTCTCTCATCTTAGCCCTGGCCGACCCGTCATTGCCAGCAATACCTCTCCTCTCGAGAGACAGTGA
- a CDS encoding uncharacterized protein (Compare to YALI0A19734g, no similarity): protein MTGTNVVQYLSNNDFGRSYAAKRTNTLLATIAPAFVAFGIHNQLSPQLHLTSICRAFFPRLTSGPGVSLADEVCQISAIHTHYTTFEIMVALATLVQIYTAFKILSTSDAKGRVWGVHMCAILATASVGVACFTYALGLPYPVYLVSVAMQCDKSVLALAAMYLCDMTNDEEKNTERISEVAEKRTTTGFFAGWPDLRLLPLIQLLVLRIVCKDWLGSTVGRILEESGNPLLAMLLALGLAATFYMWSKNLPEFRALTGPCYLHTPKEYRDSKDTLYSPNSSTADLTEKAVPSPLKSIMIVAGLVSMTSAASLKIMPVFSSYMWDWRTLDLAKISVGLSVTAMGGLLGTPTLLPYIFLGISKICRRSIKQSDTNVVRLGALFAVAAGISCTVPNDVAFIVGIMVLSLVRSVSYPHILDYIIHVLGPVCGSGYALALVIGVMDVGAVAGDLIAPTLYASVFPATQIFFTVLAVVMVVGAVALYRLPAHVSVWGAKEEHADTSSETDTMSPEMHSDDEMSRSISPWPVQ from the exons ATGACGGGGACCAACGTGGTCCAGTATCTGAGCAACAACGATTTTGGTCGGTCCTACGCGGCCAAGCGGACAAAT ACTCTGCTGGCCACCATAGCTCCCGCGTTTGTAGCTTTTGGAATCCACAACCAGCTGTCaccacaactccacctcACATCAATATGCCGAGCATTTTTCCCGAGACTCACGTCCGGACCCGGAGTCTCGCTCGCAGACGAAGTGTGCCAGATTTCGGCCATCCATACCCACTATACGACGTTTGAAATCATGGTGGCATTAGCGACGCTCGTTCAGATCTACACGGCCTTCAAGATCTTGTCGACAAGCGACGCAAAGGGAAGAGTATGGGGAGTACACATGTGTGCCATTCTGGCCACGGCATCCGTCGGAGTGGCCTGCTTCACCTATGCCCTGGGATTGCCGTACCCGGTCTATCTCGTGTCTGTGGCTATGCAGTGCGATAAGTCGgtgctggctctggctgccATGTACCTCTGTGACATGACCAACGACGAAGAGAAAAACACAGAGCGCATCTCGGAGGTGGCAGAGAAACGGACCACAACGGGCTTCTTTGCAGGCTGGCCGGATCTACGTCTGCTCCCGCTGATtcagctgctggttctACGTATTGTCTGTAAGGACTGGCTGGGTTCCACAGTTGGACGAAtcctggaggagtctggAAACCCGCTTTTGgccatgctgctggctctgggTCTCGCCGCAACCTTCTACATGTGGTCAAAGAACCTGCCCGAGTTCAGAGCTCTTACAGGACCCTGTTATCTGCACACCCCAAAAGAGTATCGTGATTCCAAGGACACGCTCTACTCCCCCAACTCATCCACTGCTGATCTCACCGAGAAGGCGGTGCCCTCCCCTCTCAAAAGCATCATGATTGTCGCAGGGCTGGTCTCCATGACATCTGCAGCCTCTCTGAAAATCATGcccgtcttctcctcgtacATGTGGGACTGGCGGACCCTTGATCTGGCCAAAATCTCCGTCGGACTGTCCGTCACAGCCATGGGCGGCCTTTTGGGCACTCCCACTCTGCTGCCCTACATCTTTCTGGGCATTTCCAAGATCTGTCGGCGCTCCATCAAGCAGTCAGACACGAATGTGGTTCGTCTGGGCGCTCTGTTTGCGGTAGCGGCCGGCATTTCGTGCACGGTGCCCAATGATGTGGCCTTCATTGTCGGAATCATGGTTCTGAGTCTGGTGCGGTCCGTCTCGTACCCCCACATTCTTGATTACATCATCCATGTCCTGGGACCCGTGTGTGGGTCTGGATACGCCCTTGCGCTGGTCATTGGTGTGATGGATGTGGGAGCAGTAGCAGGAGATCTTATCGCTCCAACTCTTTATGCAAGCGTGTTCCCCGCGACCCAAATTTTCTTTACCGTTTTGGCAGTGGTTATGGTGGTGGGAGCAGTGGCCCTTTACAGGCTGCCTGCTCACGTGAGCGTGTGGGGCGCAAAGGAGGAGCATGCCGACACATCGTCCGAGACGGACACCATGTCGCCAGAGATGCATAGCGATGACGAAATGTCACGGTCCATTTCACCTTGGCCTGTGCAGTAA
- a CDS encoding uncharacterized protein (Compare to YALI0A19800g, similar to Saccharomyces cerevisiae YGR117C; ancestral locus Anc_3.466, no similarity): MTYLPKKEQKDDNVVTEEDVTLTVLSTKSKNMIVDTKLIGGRVVTTDSTKNLTFYNTTLLEVKNLTLPAVGRVIVAGANNTTLVGCMDGSIVQVDSEYKPSSFKPHSRFVGGISVSEDGLIASIGFDKKVVVTKQVGFEQVAFIDSLTNPTAIAWTRNGLAVSREDCTSIQLLSDQLEKLRTIPLVDAHYMPHSFTVFDMVYNNDTKEIACLTSHTPYARVIIVKSDDTVVSFPTLIPQDKYSLGRLSWLDEKTLAIAGDDGSVRLLNQTTWRKINVAGSRLRCISAGDGYVATASIDKEIELIQIESLGDDLAGLKLE, from the coding sequence ATGACCTACCTGCCGAAAAAGGAACAGAAAGACGACAATGTAGTCACGGAGGAAGACGTCACCCTGACTGTGCTGTCAACCAAGTCGAAAAACATGATTGTGGACACAAAGCTCATCGGTGGCAGAGTTGTCACTACAGATTCGACCAAGAACTTGACCTTTTACAATACTACTCTTCTGGAAGTCAAGAACCTCACCTTACCGGCTGTAGGACGAGTCATCGTTGCTGGAGCCAATAACACCACTCTGGTGGGATGCATGGATGGATCCATTGTCCAGGTGGATTCAGAATACAAACCCAGCAGTTTCAAGCCACATTCTCGGTTTGTCGGAGGAATCTCTGTTTCTGAAGATGGACTGATTGCGTCCATTGGCTTCGATAAAAAGGTGGTGGTCACGAAGCAGGTTGGCTTTGAACAGGTGGCGTTCATTGACTCACTGACTAACCCCACAGCGATTGCATGGACTCGTAATGGGCTGGCTGTGTCTCGAGAAGACTGTACCTCGATTCAACTTCTCTCCGACCAATTGGAGAAGCTCAGAACTATTCCTCTGGTCGATGCCCACTATATGCCCCACTCATTCACCGTGTTTGACATGGTCTACAACAACGATaccaaggagattgcctGTCTCACAAGCCATACGCCCTACGCAAGGGTCATTATTGTCAAGTCTGACGACACTGTTGTTTCCTTCCCTACTTTGATTCCTCAAGACAAGTACAGTCTGGGACGCCTTAGTTGGTTGGACGAGAAGACTCTCGCCATTGCTGGAGACGACGGCTCGGTGCGACTGCTCAACCAGACTACGTGGCGAAAGATAAACGTGGCAGGTTCGAGATTGCGATGCATTAGTGCTGGTGATGGCTACGTTGCCACTGCCAGCATTGATAAGGAGATTGAACTAATACAGATCGAGTCTCTGGGAGATGATCTTGCGGGGCTAAAGCTCGAATAA
- a CDS encoding uncharacterized protein (Compare to YALI0A19712g, similar to Saccharomyces cerevisiae CDC27 (YBL084C); ancestral locus Anc_7.412, similar to uniprot|P10505 Schizosaccharomyces pombe Nuclear scaffold-like protein p76) — translation MNQLAASFWHAIDYNLIPTAAFTVERMLAIDPSSENVHLHALVLDRQGRHKAVLMATKTHLSHIGCLYLYAESCLKLQKHADGARVLEAGKKTWLNGTYTAHSATQRSVIPDPSAFLVLLGKLYQGAGNITVAAEAYAMALSQNPFVWEAFERLTEMGINVNVANIFKPGYQYPVEDPFQGGKLGFGGNNSAGSNNSVNTNPSASSTGQQQSNLTTTFQGGSLGKGKFLGGKSSLYDTPTSRPKRVGFAGSTLGAGLNIANTLPSGQTIGGASTASNSSSAPPSSASSATHSSATLPLYTKIARGVLAFSRYELQTALKHFLDLPSIHRDSAYVLAKIGRIYFEQVNYAEAERTFARLRELDRTRVADMEVYSTTLWHLQKDLELAYLSRDLLDSDRSSPQAWCVLGNSFSVQREPELALKCFKRATALDPQFAYAYTLSGHEHVTSEALEQAQDAFRMALRCDSRHYNAWYGLGMVSMKLGDFERAEFHFKSALAINSNNVVLVCCVGMILERQNMLQQALAMYTRATTLQPQSALSRYKKARILMQLQRFNEALVEFDLLQTLAPDEASVHFLLGQLYKAVNKKPLAVKHYTIALNLDPKGSHLVREAIENLSMDGSVDA, via the coding sequence ATGAACCAACTGGCAGCGTCCTTCTGGCATGCTATCGATTACAACTTGATCCCCACGGCGGCCTTTACCGTCGAGCGCATGTTGGCAATTGACCCCTCTTCGGAAAACGTCCATTTGCATGCGCTGGTTCTGGATCGCCAGGGACGTCACAAGGCAGTCTTGATggccacaaaaacacacctGTCCCACATTGGTTGTTTGTATCTGTACGCTGAGTCGTGTCTTAAGCTGCAGAAGCATGCTGACGGTGCCCGGGTCCTCGAGGCCGGCAAAAAGACATGGCTCAATGGCACGTACACGGCCCATTCTGCGACACAACGAAGCGTGATTCCAGACCCTTCGGCCTTTTTGGTACTGCTAGGAAAGCTGTATCAGGGCGCAGGAAACATTACCGTGGCCGCAGAGGCCTACGCCATGGCACTGAGCCAGAACCCGTTTGTCTGGGAGGCTTTTGAACGGCTCACAGAAATGGGAATTAACGTCAACGTCGCCAACATTTTCAAACCAGGATACCAATACCCCGTGGAGGATCCCTTTCAGGGAGGCAAGCTGGGATTCGGTGGCAACAACAGTGCTGGCAGCAATAACAGCGTCAACACAAACCCATCGGCTTCTTCAACCGGACAACAACAATCTAATCTTACCACCACCTTCCAGGGAGGCTCGCTAGGAAAGGGCAAGTTCCTCGGAGGCAAAAGCTCGCTGTACGACACGCCTACATCACGGCCAAAACGCGTTGGATTTGCCGGATCAACTCTGGGAGCGGGTCTCAACATAGCTAACACTCTCCCCAGTGGCCAAACAATTGGCGGCGCTTCTACGGcatccaactcctccagcgcacccccttcttctgcatctTCGGCCACTCACTCCTCGGCCACCCTCCCTCTCTACACCAAAATTGCTCGTGGCGTTCTTGCCTTCTCACGATACGAGCTACAGACGGCGCTTAAACACTTTCTGGACCTTCCGTCAATCCACCGAGACTCTGCCTACGTGCTGGCCAAGATAGGCCGCATCTACTTTGAGCAGGTCAACTACGCGGAGGCAGAACGGACTTTTGCTCGGCTCAGAGAGCTGGATCGAACCCGTGTGGCCGACATGGAGGTCTACTCCACGACCCTGTGGCATCTGCAGAAGGACCTCGAGCTTGCATACCTGTCGCGAGATCTGCTGGACTCGGACCGGTCGTCTCCTCAGGCGTGGTGTGTTTTGGGCAACTCGTTCTCAGTCCAACGAGAACCCGAACTGGCGCTCAAGTGTTTCAAGCGGGCCACAGCTCTCGACCCGCAATTTGCATATGCATACACCCTCAGTGGTCATGAGCACGTGACGTCTGAGGCTCTTGAGCAGGCCCAAGATGCGTTCCGAATGGCTCTGCGGTGCGACTCGCGGCATTACAATGCGTGGTATGGTCTGGGAATGGTGAGCATGAAGCTGGGTGACTTTGAGCGGGCTGAGTTCCACTTCAAGTCAGCTCTGGccatcaacagcaacaatgtTGTGCTTGTGTGCTGCGTGGGAATGATACTGGAGCGACAGAACATGTTGCAACAGGCGTTAGCAATGTACACGCGGGCCACGACTCTCCAGCCGCAATCGGCCCTTTCTCGCTACAAGAAGGCTCGGATCCTTATGCAACTCCAGCGGTTCAACGAGGCTCTTGTAGAGTTCGATCTTCTGCAGACTCTGGCTCCAGACGAAGCTTCGGTCCATTTCTTGCTGGGCCAGCTATACAAGGctgtcaacaagaagcCTTTGGCGGTGAAGCACTACACCATTGCTCTGAATCTTGATCCCAAGGGCAGTCATTTGGTGCGGGAGGCGATTGAGAATCTCAGCATGGACGGCAGTGTGGATGCATAG
- a CDS encoding uncharacterized protein (Compare to YALI0A19756g, similar to Saccharomyces cerevisiae LSM4 (YER112W); ancestral locus Anc_7.410, weakly similar to uniprot|P40070 Saccharomyces cerevisiae YER112w USS1 Sm-like (Lsm) protein): protein MLPLSLLNAAQGQPMLVELKSGESLRGHLLKCDHWMNLTLKEVEEFSASGENTATVSEYYVRGSNIKALQLPDELLHSIKQQYSQQREQRQRQQQLEQGGQFGNRRGNRNYNNQSNNPNQRQRGGGRRY from the exons ATG CTACCCTTATCCCTACTCAACGCAGCACAGGGTCAGCCCATGCTGGTGGAGCTCAAATCGGGCGAGTCCCTGAGAGGCCACCTGTTGAAATGTGACCACTGGATGAACCTCACGCTCAAGGAGGTCGAAGAGTTTTCTGCATCGGGCGAAAACACCGCCACCGTGTCCGAGTACTATGTACGAGGCTCCAACATCAAGGCTCTCCAGCTGCCAGACGAGCTACTGCACAGCATCAAGCAACAATACAGCCAGCAGCGGGAacagcgacagcgacagcagcagctggagcaggGCGGCCAGTTTGGCAACCGACGAGGCAACCGAAACTACAACAACCAGAgcaacaaccccaaccagcgacagcgaggtggaggacgacgatattag
- a CDS encoding uncharacterized protein (Compare to YALI0A19778g, similar to Saccharomyces cerevisiae SWI4 (YER111C); ancestral locus Anc_7.409, weakly similar to uniprot|P39678 Saccharomyces cerevisiae YDL056w MBP1 transcription factor subunit of the MBF factor): MSIYKATYSGVPVYEFQCKNVAVMRRKSDGWVNATHILKVAGFDKPQRTRILEKEVQKGVHEKVQGGYGKYQGTWVPLERAREIATLYDVDSHLAPIFNYDDEDGSPPPAPKHRPNLERKKRTKVTGSPLVRQPSRMETLTQSTGSTMGGTPQHSRQSSLSQLAQSYGLDDSDHVTPSPPTVADDSSDFMSDEEVDRQMGNYPRPMMAKPKPIQVRDPKDLYTNDLLNYFVSADDEKIPAFLENPPAEFDVHRPIDEEGHTALHWACAMGHLRVIELLLKAGSDVRATNMFGQTPLTRAIMFTNNYDRRTFPKVVDILQDTLFQVDGQGRTVLHHIAQHVSKSQSAAKYYVTILLSKISENHSLGVLSQFMDTQNNEGDTALHILARSGAKKVSRALMDFNVKTDIVNADGRTALDLLEGDRQMQQHPPPAMALHHQPPYQMLHESETAIAAHNLAGTVVHNLQVLAHAFDAELKEKDADVQQVRQMATKMEEDIAATNEAIREYEAKHGTAEELEKLASEAEERVTTRVNQLRKVFERSQAKGLAMLVAEEEREISREQTKGEFKTAKELTDLQHGRKDLVDDVVELFANAGVGEKMNEYRRLVAMSCGVKVEDIDGLLDGIEKALLEGER, from the coding sequence ATGTCCATCTACAAAGCAACGTATTCGGGCGTGCCCGTCTACGAGTTCCAGTGTAAGAATGTGGCCGTGATGCGGCGCAAATCCGACGGCTGGGTCAACGCTACCCACATCCTCAAGGTCGCTGGCTTCGACAAGCCTCAGCGAACGCGGATTCTGGAAAAGGAGGTCCAGAAGGGCGTCCATGAAAAGGTCCAGGGCGGCTACGGCAAGTACCAGGGCACGTGGGTCCCCCTGGAGCGGGCCAGAGAGATTGCCACGCTGTACGACGTTGATTCACACCTTGCGCCCATCTTCAactacgacgacgaggatggCTCACCTCCTCCCGCACCGAAACACAGACCCAATCTGGAGCGCAAGAAGCGGACCAAGGTGACGGGATCGCCTCTGGTTCGCCAGCCCAGTCGCATGGAGACTCTCACCCAGTCAACGGGATCCACCATGGGAGGCACTCCACAACACTCTAGACAGTCGTCTCTCAGCCAACTGGCCCAGTCTTACGGACTGGACGACAgcgaccacgtgactccatCGCCTCCCACAGTTGCTGACGATTCGTCCGACTTCATGTCcgatgaagaagttgacCGACAAATGGGTAACTACCCTCGACCCATGATGGCCAAGCCCAAGCCAATACAGGTACGGGACCCCAAGGATCTGTACACCAACGACCTGCTCAACTACTTCGTGTCTgctgacgacgagaagatcCCCGCGTTCCTGGAAAACCCACCTGCAGAGTTTGATGTGCACAGACCCATTGACGAGGAGGGCCATACAGCGTTGCATTGGGCTTGTGCCATGGGCCACCTGCGGGTgattgagctgctgctcaaggccgGATCGGACGTGCGAGCCACCAACATGTTTGGCCAGACACCTTTGACGAGGGCCATCATGTTTACTAACAACTACGACCGAAGAACCTTCCCTAAAGTGGTGGACATCTTGCAAGACACCCTGTTTCAGGTGGACGGCCAGGGCAGAACCGTGCTTCACCACATTGCCCAGCACGTGAGCAAGTCGCAGTCCGCGGCCAAGTACTACGTGACTATCTTGCTGTCAAAAATTAGCGAGAACCACTCTCTAGGCGTACTGTCACAATTCATGGACACGCAGAACAACGAGGGCGACACCGCCCTGCATATTCTCGCCCGTTCAGGTGCCAAAAAGGTGTCCCGTGCCCTCATGGACTTCAATGTCAAGACAGATATCGTCAATGCCGACGGTCGAACTGCgctggatctgctggaggGCGACAGACAGATGCAGCAACACCCGCCGCCCGCCATGGCACTCCACCATCAGCCTCCCTACCAGATGCTGCACGAGAGCGAAACTGCCATTGCCGCACACAATCTTGCCGGAACCGTAGTGCACAACCTGCAAGTGTTGGCTCACGCCTTTGatgccgagctcaaggagaaggacgccGACGTGCAACAGGTGCGCCAGATGGCCACCAAGATGGAGGAAGACATTGCCGCTACCAACGAGGCGATCCGGGAGTATGAGGCCAAACATGGCACCgccgaggagctcgagaaACTTGCCTCTGAGGCTGAAGAGCGTGTGACTACACGGGTGAACCAGCTACGCAAGGTGTTCGAGCGGTCACAGGCGAAGGGCCTTGCCATGCTTgttgccgaggaggagcgggAGATATCGCGTGAACAGACCAAGGGCGAGTTCAAGaccgccaaggagctgaCAGACCTCCAGCATGGACGGAAGGATCTTGTGGACGACGTGGTAGAGCTGTTCGCCAATGCCGGGGTTGGCGAGAAGATGAACGAGTACAGACGGCTGGTGGCCATGAGCTGCGGtgtcaaggtggaggataTCGACGGGCTTCTTGATGGAATCGAGAAGGCTCTGCTTGAGGGAGAGAGATAG